In Spirochaetota bacterium, the sequence ACAATCTTAAAAAGAAATTAATATTCCCCACCAGGGAAATTATCCTTAAAGAATCGGATTTTCTTTTTCTGAGTTTCAACTTCCTGCTTATTGATAGTGCCTTTTTCCAGTGCAATGTCCAGCAATTTCACCGCAGTGTCATCATCCTCTTTCTTAGCCCCAGCCTCATCCTCCTCCTTGAGCTTGGCAATCTTTTTATCAATATCATCTTGAGTTAACATTGAAAATTCCTGTTCTTCTAATTCCATGGGTGCTTCTTTAATCTTGTTTTCTTTTTGTTCTTTCTTCTTAGAAGTTTTCTTTTTAGGTTCAGCAATTAATGGTTCAGCAACTTCTTCCTCTTCTGGCTGCAAATTTGCCGGTGGATTTGCTATTTTTAATTCTAACAGTTTTATACGTTCTCCCAATAGAATATTTATCTGCTTTTCGATTGTTATAAATATAGGCTGAGTAAAGGATTTATTCCTTTGTAATGATTTTTCCAGTTTTCTGAGTTCACGGATGTCCTGGTCTATCATTTCTATTCGCTTGAGCACGTGGATAACTTTCATAGTCAAACCTCAAAAATATTATAAAGTATCATTATACGCCATGTATATACTGCTTTCATTGCAGCTACTATATTACGCTTTATTGTAATTTCTACACTATGCAGTTTAAAGTAATGTATAGTAACTACAATATTAATGTCAATAAACTTTTAAAGACAATGTTATTTCAGGAATTAAAATATACAGTCTGATCATCATCAACTGTAAACTGCAAATCACAATCAGGGCATTTAAATTTTCCAGGTGAGCTTACCCGTACCATTGTTTTGCAGTCAGGGCATTCTATAACTAATGGATGTGAAAACATTAAAGAAGGCTGTTCAGTATGCAGTTTAGGCATTATGACATTTTCTGCTTGAGGAGTTTCTTTTGGAGATATCGTATGTACTGGAATTGTCAAATCCGCAGTACGCACTGCTTCCATTGCCTCATCCAATGAACCATACCTTTTGACAGGTAGTGCAATAATATTCATTAATGTCATAATCTCTTTATTGCAATGGCATAGAACCACCATCCCACCACCCGCCTCAACTATCCTATGAGCATACAGTAAAGCACCAATGCCTGTTGAACTGATATATGCCAGCTTACCACAATCAATAATAATAGCATTGTATAACTTTGATAGCGATGCAATATACTCCTCAAATTGCACAGCATTAGTATGATTTATGAATCCCTCAACAGTAACTATCGCCACCGAATCCTTTTCCGTATGCTGTATAAACATTGCTATCTACTCCTTCACCGGTATGGCTTCCTTTATTGTGGAACGTGCCCCAGCCTGGCGCATAGGCAATGGAACACCAAAACCAGCAATTTCCCCTAATAACTTTTTTTGTTTAAGGAATATAGCAATACCGGTACATAGAGAAAATACTAATGATGATGCTATGATTATCATTACCATAAATAGGATTTCCTTATAATAAATATTCATCATATCGTATATAGGTGTTTTAACAATTATACAATTAATTGTACCTATGGATTTTCCTTTAAAATATACTGCCTTTGTTACTAGCCAGCTATTGGTATTAATATCTTTATACACATATTGCTGTATATACTTCCTTACATTTTTGGTAAATGGTAGCGGCAAGTCTGGCACAAAATAATCAAAAATAAAAAGTTCCCTTGATTGCTTTGAATGTGGATATAAAATTAAATCAATATTATAATAAAATTCATCATTTGCAATGTTTCCTTTCAGCTCTAAAGACCTACGTGAATCTGAATGGGCAACTATTGTGCCATTATCTAGAACAAAAAATACTTCTTTAATTCCTCTCAGATTACTTGATTCTTTTATAAGCGATAGTAACTTTTGAGTAGATCTGGTTGCATACGCAATCTCAGCAGCATCAGCAAATGTTGTTATTAATGTTTTGGATACATTTTTAACCTGTGTAGTAAACTCATCAATATCAGATTTCAACTGCTTGTATTTATAAAAAATAGTACCCATCAGCAATACCATTGCTATTACAAGAAAAAGGATTAAAACAAATAGATAGGGGAAATGTACGTTTTTGTCTTTCTGCATAATTTTTATTAAAATGATATAAAATCCCTTGCTATAAAATTTTCAATACTGCGTGCTACTATTGCACGTATGTTCTTGCTAAAAAAATATAAAAAAATATACTACTATATTCATACTAATTATCGGATATTTATACACTGTTATGTATAATTTTTCCATAGGGGGATAATCTCATGAGCCAAGCTTTTATAGTAGTGAAATGACAATTCAAACTTTTTTTTGAGGAGACAGTTATCATGTCAAAACAGGAAGAAATCTTAGAGCAATGGGATTGGGAACTTGGTACCCCAACAGGAAAACCTGTGGCGCGAAGTATTGCGCATACACAAGGGATTGCGCATGAAGGTGTTCATTTATGGATAGTTCGCAATCTCCCTCAACAAGAGATACTATTTCAGATGCGCGCATCACATAAGGATATGTATCCCAATTATCTGGATATAACTGTGGGAGGCCATGTGCCGTTTGGTCTTACTACTAACAAAATTCAGAAAGAAGCGTACGAAGAGATCGGGATTACTATTGATGAATCACTTCTTATTGATCTTGGCTATTTCAAATATGAAGAAATTAACGATATAATTTTTCACCGTGAATTTCAGCGTGTATATCTGCTACTTTCAAATAATCCCCTTTCCTCATATTCATTCAATGACAGTGAAGTCAGTGGCATTTATGCAGTGCCTCTTGATTACTGCAAAGACCTATTTTCCAGGGATTATCATGTTAAAGTGGAGGCATTTGATGGTAATAAAACATTTTTTACTACAGTATCAAAAAAGGATTTTCATCCTTTACTATTTGCCCCGTCAATGGCACGGTATATGGAAATTCTGTTTCACGCTATTGATGAACTTTTTACTTTTGGAAAAGTAACAGCTGCAATGTCATAGGGTACAACGACTGGTATGGGTGTTCCTACTATTTCATACAGTGATAGCATGCTATGGAGCAATGCTATCTATGTTGATGTCCGTTCGCCAGTGGAATTTGCAAAAGACCATATACCACAGGCTCTTCACTATCCTCTTTTTGATGACCAACAGCGAGCATACATTGGTACTATCTACCACACAAAAGGACAGGAAAGGGCACTACTTGAAGGTGTAGGTCTTGTGTCTTTGAAACTTAAAGATATGATATCATTTTTTTCACATTTAAAAGATAAACAGGTCATTATCTACTGTTATCGTGGAGGGATGCGTTCTGAATCGGTAGTATCATTTTGCAATTCACTGGGATTTTCGTTTTATAAACTAGATGGGGGTTATAAGGCATACCGTCACTATATCAGGGGCTATCTTGAACGATATACATTTACAGTGCCCATTTTTACTTTATATGGCCTTGCTGGATCGGGCAAGACAAGAATTTTAAAAAAAATCCCATATTCTATTGATCTTGAAAACTGCGCTGGAAACAGAAGCTCTCTTTTTGGAAGCTTTGGAATGCCAAATCATACACAAAAATATTTTGAGAGTTTGATTGTTCAAAAGCTACAAAGCATCCATTCATGGCCCTACTGCATATTTGAAG encodes:
- a CDS encoding STAS domain-containing protein, with the protein product MFIQHTEKDSVAIVTVEGFINHTNAVQFEEYIASLSKLYNAIIIDCGKLAYISSTGIGALLYAHRIVEAGGGMVVLCHCNKEIMTLMNIIALPVKRYGSLDEAMEAVRTADLTIPVHTISPKETPQAENVIMPKLHTEQPSLMFSHPLVIECPDCKTMVRVSSPGKFKCPDCDLQFTVDDDQTVYFNS
- the mnmH gene encoding tRNA 2-selenouridine(34) synthase MnmH, with the translated sequence MGVPTISYSDSMLWSNAIYVDVRSPVEFAKDHIPQALHYPLFDDQQRAYIGTIYHTKGQERALLEGVGLVSLKLKDMISFFSHLKDKQVIIYCYRGGMRSESVVSFCNSLGFSFYKLDGGYKAYRHYIRGYLERYTFTVPIFTLYGLAGSGKTRILKKIPYSIDLENCAGNRSSLFGSFGMPNHTQKYFESLIVQKLQSIHSWPYCIFEGESRKIGNCYIPCCILSALQKGTAIWIETPLEKRTQHIYEEYMPFITEQTLMSVLDKLQSSMGKSKIAYCKQLFIQGKIYELIEFLLLHHYDPEYMHSTKHIPMATQIPYKDPSTTASQIQNFINSMLSS